A single Xylella taiwanensis DNA region contains:
- the glpK gene encoding glycerol kinase GlpK: MQKQYILAIDQGTTSSRAILFDHQGRIAGIAQREFTQIFPQSGWVEHNPREIMTSVYTTITELLNNTQIDVHAIAGIGITNQRETTVVWDRKTGQPIYNAIVWQSRQTKDICDQLKAAGHQDLVHSRTGLLIDAYFSGTKVKWILDHVENARTRAARGELAFGTLDSWLIWNLTGGQVHVTDYSNASRTLMYDIHALRWDEDLLTMLDVPAAMLPDVRSSSEIYGVTQTPYFHGKQIPIAGIAGDQQAALFGQACFEPGMAKNTYGTGCFMLMHTGKKAVKSKNGLLTTIAWGINGDIEYALEGSIFVAGSVVQWLRDGLRMLGKAQDSQAYADRVGDNGGVYFVPAFVGLGAPYWRSDVRGAVFGLTRSTTKEHFIRAALESMAYQTRDVLSAMQADADIELKELRTDGAAITNNFMAQFQSDILAVPVLRSQITETTALGAAYLAGLATGFWSSREEITQHWGMNRCFKPEMDKERREQLYAGWKQAVEATLGFHVT, from the coding sequence ATGCAAAAGCAATACATACTGGCCATCGACCAAGGCACCACCAGCTCGCGCGCGATCCTGTTTGACCACCAAGGCCGCATCGCCGGCATCGCACAACGGGAATTTACCCAGATATTCCCGCAGTCTGGCTGGGTCGAGCACAACCCACGTGAGATCATGACCAGTGTCTACACTACGATCACCGAGCTGCTCAACAACACCCAGATCGACGTGCATGCCATCGCCGGGATCGGCATCACCAACCAACGCGAGACAACCGTGGTCTGGGACCGTAAGACCGGCCAGCCAATCTACAACGCCATCGTTTGGCAATCGCGCCAAACCAAAGACATATGCGACCAACTCAAGGCGGCCGGGCACCAGGACCTCGTTCATTCCAGGACCGGCCTCCTGATCGACGCCTATTTTTCCGGCACCAAAGTAAAGTGGATCCTGGACCATGTCGAGAACGCACGGACGCGGGCTGCACGTGGGGAATTGGCGTTTGGCACCCTCGACAGCTGGCTCATCTGGAACCTGACCGGTGGCCAAGTCCATGTCACCGATTACAGCAATGCCTCACGTACCCTGATGTATGACATCCATGCACTGCGTTGGGACGAGGATCTGCTGACCATGCTCGACGTGCCAGCGGCGATGCTGCCGGACGTCCGCTCATCCAGTGAAATTTACGGCGTCACCCAAACCCCGTATTTCCACGGAAAACAAATACCGATTGCCGGAATCGCCGGTGATCAACAAGCTGCATTGTTCGGCCAGGCATGTTTCGAGCCTGGCATGGCGAAGAACACCTACGGCACCGGTTGTTTCATGCTGATGCACACCGGCAAGAAAGCGGTGAAATCCAAAAATGGTCTGCTGACGACGATCGCTTGGGGTATCAATGGGGACATTGAGTACGCACTAGAAGGCTCGATCTTCGTCGCCGGCTCCGTGGTGCAATGGCTACGTGATGGATTACGCATGCTCGGCAAGGCCCAGGATTCACAAGCCTACGCCGACCGTGTCGGCGACAACGGCGGAGTGTACTTCGTACCGGCCTTCGTTGGCCTGGGTGCACCTTACTGGCGCAGCGACGTCCGTGGTGCGGTGTTCGGGCTGACACGCAGTACCACCAAGGAACACTTCATCCGTGCAGCACTGGAATCGATGGCCTACCAAACCCGCGACGTACTGAGCGCCATGCAGGCAGACGCAGACATCGAACTCAAAGAACTACGCACTGACGGCGCGGCAATCACCAATAACTTCATGGCGCAGTTCCAGAGCGATATCCTCGCCGTGCCGGTGCTGCGCTCACAGATCACCGAGACCACAGCCCTGGGTGCGGCTTACCTGGCCGGACTTGCGACCGGATTCTGGTCCAGCCGCGAGGAAATTACGCAACACTGGGGGATGAATCGCTGCTTCAAGCCGGAGATGGACAAGGAGCGACGCGAGCAGTTGTACGCAGGCTGGAAACAAGCCGTCGAGGCAACACTAGGCTTCCATGTGACCTGA
- a CDS encoding MIP/aquaporin family protein, which yields MSRALFGELISEAVAMFIIIALGESVAAMYVLYAPSPYQNAYWGVCISWGLAVTIAIYVTASVSGTHANPAVTLAMALFRHFPWKKVLPYWGAQVGGAFLGAMIVYQLYSPVIDHYNHIHQLTRDTGGAASVFFTSPGLAITPMHALSDEVILTAFLVFGIFAITERFNEAAPTANAGALIIGLLVATIGACTGYLEGWAINPARDFGPRLFAFLAGWGAAALPGKDHYWWIPIVGPLIGGVTGATAFQCLIYPFLPTRVRAKQQAMMLLNRQHP from the coding sequence ATGAGCCGAGCGCTGTTCGGCGAACTGATTTCCGAAGCAGTCGCGATGTTCATCATCATCGCTCTTGGTGAATCCGTGGCCGCAATGTACGTCCTTTATGCTCCCAGTCCTTATCAAAACGCCTACTGGGGCGTATGCATCTCCTGGGGCCTAGCGGTGACAATTGCAATCTACGTCACCGCTTCGGTTTCCGGAACCCATGCCAATCCGGCCGTCACCCTGGCCATGGCGCTATTCCGCCACTTCCCGTGGAAAAAAGTACTGCCGTACTGGGGAGCGCAAGTCGGCGGCGCCTTCCTCGGTGCAATGATTGTGTACCAGCTATACAGCCCCGTCATCGACCACTACAACCACATCCACCAACTAACGCGCGACACCGGCGGTGCCGCCAGCGTGTTTTTCACCTCGCCGGGGTTGGCCATCACACCCATGCACGCACTTAGCGATGAAGTGATCCTGACCGCATTCCTGGTCTTCGGCATTTTCGCAATCACCGAACGCTTCAACGAAGCAGCACCAACCGCCAACGCAGGGGCACTGATCATCGGTCTGTTGGTTGCGACGATCGGTGCCTGCACGGGCTATCTGGAAGGATGGGCCATCAACCCGGCGCGTGACTTCGGTCCACGTCTGTTCGCCTTTCTGGCTGGCTGGGGTGCAGCGGCGCTGCCCGGAAAAGATCACTACTGGTGGATTCCGATCGTCGGTCCCCTGATCGGTGGCGTGACGGGTGCAACCGCGTTCCAGTGTCTCATCTATCCATTCCTACCGACGCGGGTACGTGCCAAGCAACAAGCCATGATGCTGTTGAACAGGCAGCATCCCTGA